The Pseudarthrobacter sulfonivorans genome includes a window with the following:
- the argH gene encoding argininosuccinate lyase — protein sequence MVEPVETPKSDATNTGALWGGRFAGGPADALAALSKSTHFDWRLARYDIAGSKAHARVLHKAGLLDDAELGGMLDALGRLDDDVASGAYLPAESDEDVHGSLERGLIERAGTQLGGKLRAGRSRNDQVATLGRMFLRDHARIIARGVLATIEALVGQAKAHQGVAMPGRTHLQHAQPILLSHHLLAHAWALLRDVQRLQDWDKRAGVSPYGSGALAGSSLGLDPEAVAADLGFFSATHNSIDGTASRDVFAEFAWVTAMIGVDLSRVSEEVILWATKEFSFVTLHDSYSTGSSIMPQKKNPDVAELARGKAGRLIGNLTGLLATLKGLPLAYNRDLQEDKEPVFDAADTLELLLPAVSGMIATLKFNTERMESLAPQGFALATDIAEWLVRQGVPFREAHELSGAAVKQAESRDVELWDLTDEEYAAISEHLTPEVRTVLSTEGSLNSRNSQGGTAPAAVERQLLALEGELAGVRDYAA from the coding sequence GTGGTTGAGCCTGTCGAAACCCCGAAATCCGACGCGACGAACACCGGCGCACTGTGGGGCGGCCGGTTCGCCGGCGGCCCCGCGGATGCCCTCGCAGCCCTGAGCAAGTCCACGCACTTTGACTGGCGGCTGGCCCGCTACGACATCGCCGGCTCCAAAGCGCACGCCCGCGTGCTGCACAAGGCCGGACTGCTGGACGACGCCGAACTCGGCGGCATGCTGGACGCCCTGGGCCGCCTGGATGACGATGTCGCCTCAGGCGCGTACTTGCCGGCGGAATCCGATGAGGACGTGCACGGGTCACTGGAACGCGGCCTGATCGAGCGCGCCGGCACCCAGCTGGGCGGCAAGCTCCGCGCCGGACGGTCCCGCAACGACCAGGTGGCCACGCTGGGCCGCATGTTCCTGCGTGACCACGCCCGGATCATCGCGCGCGGCGTGCTGGCAACCATCGAGGCGCTGGTGGGGCAGGCCAAAGCCCACCAGGGTGTGGCCATGCCAGGCCGCACTCACCTGCAGCATGCCCAGCCCATCCTGCTCAGCCACCACCTGCTGGCCCACGCCTGGGCGCTGCTGCGCGATGTGCAGCGGCTCCAGGACTGGGACAAGCGCGCAGGGGTTTCGCCTTACGGTTCCGGTGCCCTCGCAGGCTCGTCGCTGGGCCTGGACCCGGAGGCCGTCGCGGCGGACCTGGGCTTCTTCTCCGCCACCCACAACTCCATTGACGGCACCGCATCGCGCGATGTCTTCGCCGAGTTTGCGTGGGTTACGGCCATGATCGGTGTGGACCTGTCCCGCGTTTCGGAGGAAGTCATTCTCTGGGCCACCAAGGAGTTCTCCTTTGTGACCCTGCACGATTCCTACTCCACCGGTTCCTCGATCATGCCGCAGAAGAAGAACCCCGACGTCGCCGAACTGGCCCGCGGCAAGGCAGGGCGCCTGATCGGCAACCTGACCGGGCTGCTGGCCACGCTCAAGGGACTGCCGCTCGCGTACAACCGCGACCTGCAGGAGGACAAGGAACCGGTCTTCGATGCCGCCGACACCCTGGAGCTGCTGCTTCCGGCTGTCTCGGGCATGATCGCGACGCTGAAGTTCAACACGGAACGGATGGAGTCGCTGGCACCGCAGGGCTTCGCGCTGGCCACGGACATTGCCGAGTGGCTGGTCCGCCAGGGCGTTCCGTTCCGCGAGGCGCACGAGCTCTCCGGAGCAGCGGTCAAGCAGGCCGAAAGCCGCGACGTGGAGCTGTGGGATCTGACGGATGAGGAATACGCCGCTATTTCGGAGCACCTGACTCCGGAGGTCCGCACGGTCCTGTCCACCGAAGGGTCGCTCAACAGCCGCAACTCACAGGGCGGCACCGCACCCGCCGCCGTCGAACGCCAGCTGCTCGCGCTGGAAGGCGAGCTCGCCGGCGTGCGGGACTACGCAGCCTAA
- a CDS encoding argininosuccinate synthase: protein MTERIVLAYSGGLDTSVAIGWIGEATGAEVIAVAVDVGQGGESLETIRQRALGCGAVEAYVADASDEFANEYCMPTLKANALYQGHYPLVSAISRPVIVKHLVKAAREFGATTVAHGCTGKGNDQVRFEVGIQTLGPDLKCIAPVRDLALTRDKAIAFAEEKGLPIETTKKNPYSIDQNVWGRAVETGYLEDIWNAPTKDIYDYTATPEFPPAPDEVTISFEAGVPVAIDGVRVTPLQAIKELNRRAGAQGVGRIDVVEDRLVGIKSREIYEAPGAMALITAHKHLEDITVEREQARFKATVGQRWAELVYDGQWFSPLKRSLDAFIEDTQKHVTGDIRMVLHGGQAIVNGRRSETSLYDFDLATYDTGDTFDQSMARGFIELWGMSAKVASGRDIRVAGK from the coding sequence GTGACTGAGCGCATTGTTCTGGCCTACTCCGGTGGCCTCGATACTTCCGTAGCCATCGGCTGGATCGGTGAAGCCACCGGTGCCGAGGTCATCGCCGTAGCGGTCGACGTCGGACAGGGCGGCGAGTCGCTGGAGACCATCCGCCAGCGCGCACTCGGCTGCGGCGCCGTCGAAGCCTACGTGGCCGACGCGTCCGACGAGTTCGCCAACGAATACTGCATGCCCACGCTCAAGGCCAACGCCCTCTACCAGGGCCACTACCCGCTGGTTTCGGCGATCTCCCGCCCGGTCATCGTCAAGCACCTGGTCAAGGCCGCCCGCGAATTCGGCGCCACAACCGTCGCGCACGGCTGCACCGGCAAGGGCAACGACCAGGTCCGCTTCGAGGTGGGCATCCAGACCCTCGGCCCGGACCTGAAGTGCATCGCACCGGTCCGCGACCTCGCCCTCACCCGCGACAAGGCCATCGCCTTCGCCGAGGAAAAGGGACTGCCGATCGAGACCACCAAGAAGAACCCGTACTCGATCGACCAGAACGTCTGGGGACGCGCCGTCGAAACCGGTTACCTCGAGGACATCTGGAACGCGCCCACCAAGGACATCTACGACTACACCGCCACGCCGGAGTTCCCGCCGGCCCCGGATGAGGTCACCATTTCCTTCGAAGCCGGCGTGCCGGTAGCGATCGACGGCGTCCGGGTCACCCCGCTGCAGGCCATCAAGGAACTGAACCGCCGTGCCGGCGCGCAGGGCGTGGGCCGGATCGACGTCGTCGAGGACCGCCTCGTGGGCATCAAGTCCCGCGAAATCTACGAAGCCCCCGGTGCCATGGCGCTGATCACCGCGCACAAGCACCTCGAGGACATCACCGTCGAGCGCGAGCAGGCCCGCTTCAAGGCCACGGTTGGCCAGCGCTGGGCCGAACTGGTCTACGACGGCCAGTGGTTCTCACCGCTCAAGCGCTCCCTGGACGCGTTCATCGAAGACACCCAGAAGCACGTCACCGGCGACATCCGCATGGTGCTGCACGGTGGACAGGCGATCGTCAACGGCCGCCGCTCCGAGACCTCGCTCTACGACTTCGACCTCGCAACCTACGACACCGGCGACACGTTCGACCAGTCCATGGCGCGCGGCTTCATCGAACTGTGGGGCATGTCCGCCAAGGTTGCCTCAGGCCGCGATATCCGCGTCGCAGGAAAGTAA
- a CDS encoding arginine repressor, translating to MSVPPASPGSSPATKTARQARITAILTGESVRSQAELAALLADDGVQVTQATLSRDLVELGAVRVRGKEGVLVYAVPGEGGERAAKSGVSQEILDARLARLCSELLVTAEASANIAVLRTPPGAANFLALAIDHSVMPSILGTIAGDDTVLLVSRDPQGGQDLAVRFLQLAEEAGGGQ from the coding sequence GTGTCCGTCCCGCCAGCATCGCCGGGCTCCAGCCCGGCCACCAAAACGGCCCGCCAGGCGCGCATCACCGCGATCCTGACGGGTGAATCGGTGCGCTCCCAGGCGGAGCTGGCCGCTTTGCTGGCGGACGACGGCGTCCAGGTCACCCAGGCCACGCTGTCCCGGGACCTCGTGGAACTCGGCGCCGTCCGGGTCCGCGGCAAGGAAGGCGTGCTGGTTTACGCCGTCCCCGGCGAGGGCGGCGAACGTGCGGCCAAGAGCGGGGTCAGCCAGGAGATCCTGGATGCCCGGCTTGCCCGCCTGTGCAGTGAACTCCTGGTCACGGCGGAAGCCTCGGCCAACATCGCGGTGCTCCGGACCCCGCCCGGTGCGGCCAACTTCCTGGCCCTGGCCATTGACCACTCGGTGATGCCCTCCATCCTGGGGACCATTGCCGGTGACGACACCGTGCTGCTGGTTTCCCGGGATCCGCAGGGCGGGCAGGACCTCGCGGTCCGGTTCCTGCAGCTCGCCGAGGAAGCCGGCGGCGGCCAGTAG
- the argF gene encoding ornithine carbamoyltransferase codes for MTPVVSSAGTASTTRHFLKDTDLSPAEQAEVLDLAVRMKAAPYSVQPFAGEGNGRKTVAVIFDKTSTRTRVSFATGIADMGGNALIINPGEAQIGHKESVEDTAKVLERMVSTIVWRTGAHSGLVAMAENSRVPVINALCDDYHPCQLLADLLAVKEHKGELKGLTMSYLGDAANNMANSYLLAGVTAGMHVRIAGPEGYLPAAEIVAAAEERAAQTGGSVLVTTDAAVALKGADVVATDTWVSMGQEAEKEARLQLFREYSVDEAAMAHAADDAVVLHCLPAYRGYEISAGVIDGPQSIVWDEAENRLHAQKALMAWLMHRSGLAVVEGLAPVDGLAPQEVGN; via the coding sequence GTGACCCCTGTAGTTTCTTCCGCCGGCACAGCCAGCACCACACGCCACTTCCTGAAGGACACGGACCTCAGCCCCGCTGAGCAGGCCGAGGTCCTGGACCTGGCCGTCCGCATGAAGGCAGCGCCGTACAGCGTGCAGCCCTTTGCCGGGGAGGGTAACGGCCGCAAGACGGTGGCCGTCATCTTCGACAAGACCTCCACCCGTACGCGGGTTTCCTTCGCCACGGGCATCGCGGACATGGGCGGCAACGCGCTGATCATCAACCCGGGGGAGGCGCAGATCGGCCACAAGGAGTCTGTTGAGGATACCGCCAAGGTCCTGGAGCGTATGGTCTCCACCATTGTGTGGCGCACCGGCGCGCACTCGGGCCTCGTGGCCATGGCTGAGAACTCAAGGGTGCCGGTTATTAACGCCTTGTGCGACGACTACCACCCGTGCCAACTCCTGGCGGACCTGCTCGCTGTGAAGGAACACAAGGGCGAGCTCAAGGGCCTCACCATGAGCTACCTGGGCGACGCCGCCAACAACATGGCCAACTCCTACCTGCTGGCCGGCGTCACCGCCGGGATGCACGTCCGCATCGCCGGCCCGGAAGGCTACCTCCCGGCAGCGGAGATCGTTGCCGCGGCGGAGGAGCGCGCTGCCCAGACCGGCGGTTCCGTGCTGGTCACCACCGACGCCGCCGTTGCCCTCAAGGGCGCCGACGTTGTGGCCACGGACACCTGGGTCTCCATGGGCCAGGAAGCCGAAAAGGAGGCCCGGCTGCAGCTGTTCCGGGAGTACTCGGTGGATGAGGCGGCCATGGCACACGCGGCGGATGACGCCGTCGTGCTTCACTGCCTGCCCGCCTACCGCGGCTACGAGATTTCGGCGGGCGTCATCGACGGCCCGCAGTCGATCGTCTGGGACGAAGCGGAGAACCGGCTGCACGCGCAGAAGGCACTGATGGCCTGGCTGATGCACCGGTCCGGACTCGCCGTCGTCGAAGGCCTGGCCCCCGTGGACGGGCTGGCGCCACAGGAGGTTGGCAACTAG
- a CDS encoding acetylornithine transaminase, giving the protein MNAVKTGSHAASTLEKTPVGDLVDGKGHSSGAEWLTRYSTSLMGVFGTPQRVLVRGAGCLVWDADGKEYLDLLGGIAVNALGHAHPFVTSVISSQLATLGHVSNFFTSPTQIALAEKLLALTHAPAGSKVFFTNSGTEANEAAFKLARRNGASPDGTTGKRTKIIALEGAFHGRTMGALALTAKEAYRAPFEPLPGGVVHIPFGDVAALEAAIDETVAAVFLEPIQGEAGVRPLPPGYLKAAREATTKAGALLILDEVQTGIGRTGKWLATEDAGIVPDAVTLAKGLGGGFPIGALLTFGERTSSLLSAGQHGTTFGGNPVATAAALATLHAIESQRVLENVAVVGDYLRTGLAAVDGVTEVRGEGLLIGFDLDADVAPAVVTAGLDAGFIVNSPGPRTIRLAPPLVLTKDQAGTFLAALPAILQTAKDAQ; this is encoded by the coding sequence ATGAACGCGGTAAAAACTGGAAGCCACGCGGCCAGCACACTCGAGAAGACTCCGGTAGGAGACCTGGTTGACGGTAAAGGCCACAGCAGCGGGGCTGAGTGGCTCACGCGCTACTCCACGTCCCTGATGGGAGTCTTTGGCACCCCGCAGCGCGTCCTGGTCCGTGGTGCCGGCTGCCTCGTGTGGGACGCCGACGGCAAGGAATACCTGGACCTGCTCGGCGGTATTGCCGTCAACGCACTGGGCCACGCCCACCCGTTTGTCACGTCCGTGATTTCGAGCCAGCTGGCCACACTGGGGCACGTCTCCAACTTCTTCACCAGCCCCACGCAGATCGCGCTGGCCGAAAAGCTGCTGGCACTGACGCACGCCCCGGCGGGCTCCAAGGTGTTCTTCACAAACTCCGGCACCGAAGCCAACGAAGCCGCCTTCAAGCTGGCCCGGCGTAACGGAGCCAGCCCGGACGGCACCACGGGCAAGCGCACCAAGATCATCGCCCTCGAAGGCGCCTTCCATGGACGCACCATGGGTGCCCTGGCCTTGACCGCCAAGGAAGCCTACCGCGCACCGTTTGAGCCGTTGCCCGGCGGCGTGGTCCACATCCCGTTCGGCGACGTCGCAGCCCTGGAAGCAGCCATCGACGAAACCGTGGCCGCCGTTTTCCTGGAGCCCATCCAGGGCGAAGCTGGAGTGCGGCCACTGCCTCCTGGCTACCTGAAGGCAGCCCGCGAGGCGACCACAAAGGCCGGCGCCCTGCTGATCCTGGACGAGGTCCAGACTGGAATCGGCCGGACCGGCAAATGGCTCGCGACGGAGGACGCCGGCATCGTTCCCGACGCCGTCACCCTGGCCAAGGGCCTCGGCGGCGGCTTCCCCATCGGTGCGCTCCTCACCTTCGGTGAGCGGACGTCGTCGCTCCTGTCCGCGGGCCAGCACGGCACCACCTTCGGCGGCAACCCGGTGGCGACGGCGGCCGCGCTGGCCACGCTGCACGCGATCGAAAGCCAGCGGGTCCTGGAAAACGTTGCAGTTGTGGGGGACTACCTCCGCACCGGGCTCGCCGCCGTCGACGGCGTCACCGAAGTCCGCGGCGAAGGCCTGCTCATCGGCTTCGACCTGGACGCCGACGTCGCCCCCGCCGTGGTGACCGCAGGCCTGGACGCCGGATTCATCGTCAACAGCCCCGGCCCGCGCACCATCCGGCTTGCCCCGCCGCTGGTTCTTACCAAGGACCAGGCCGGCACCTTCCTCGCCGCCCTCCCGGCAATCCTCCAGACAGCTAAGGACGCGCAGTGA
- the argB gene encoding acetylglutamate kinase, translating to MNTQTRETTSMSDAQSKAGTLIEALPWIQRFAGTTMVIKYGGNAMVNEELRRAFAEDVVFLHHVGIHPVVVHGGGPQINSMLARLGIESEFKGGLRVTTPEAMDVVRMVLTGQVGRELVGLINSHGPYAVGMSGEDGGLLRAVRTGTVIDGEEVDLGLVGEVVGVNPEGILDILAAGRIPVISTVAPEIESDGLETAAGEVQTTGQVLNVNADTAAAALAEALGASKLVILTDVEGLYANWPDRSSLISSLTASELRQLLPSLESGMIPKMEACLKAIDGGVERAHIVDGRLPHSMLLETFTTAGIGTQVVPDEDADSQEQGATP from the coding sequence ATGAACACCCAGACCCGTGAAACGACGTCAATGAGTGATGCCCAAAGCAAGGCCGGCACGCTGATCGAGGCGTTGCCCTGGATCCAGCGGTTCGCCGGCACCACCATGGTGATCAAATACGGCGGCAACGCCATGGTCAACGAGGAACTGCGCCGTGCCTTCGCCGAAGACGTAGTGTTCCTGCACCATGTGGGCATCCACCCCGTAGTGGTCCACGGCGGCGGTCCGCAGATCAACTCCATGCTGGCGCGGCTGGGTATCGAGTCCGAATTTAAAGGCGGCCTCCGCGTCACCACCCCCGAAGCCATGGACGTGGTCCGGATGGTCCTCACCGGCCAGGTGGGCCGCGAACTGGTGGGCCTGATCAACTCCCATGGCCCGTATGCCGTGGGCATGTCCGGTGAAGACGGCGGCCTGCTCCGTGCCGTCCGGACAGGCACCGTCATTGACGGCGAGGAAGTGGACCTCGGCCTGGTGGGCGAAGTTGTCGGCGTGAACCCGGAGGGCATCCTGGACATCCTGGCCGCCGGCCGCATCCCGGTCATCTCCACCGTGGCACCGGAAATCGAGTCCGACGGCCTCGAGACGGCAGCCGGAGAGGTCCAGACCACCGGCCAGGTCCTGAACGTCAACGCGGATACCGCCGCGGCCGCCCTCGCCGAAGCCTTGGGGGCCTCCAAGCTGGTGATCCTCACCGACGTCGAAGGCCTCTACGCCAACTGGCCGGACCGGTCCTCCCTCATCTCGTCCCTCACGGCCTCGGAGCTGCGCCAGCTGCTGCCGTCGTTGGAATCGGGCATGATCCCCAAGATGGAAGCGTGCCTCAAGGCCATTGACGGCGGAGTGGAACGCGCGCACATCGTGGACGGCCGCCTGCCGCACTCGATGCTCCTGGAAACATTCACGACGGCGGGCATCGGCACGCAGGTTGTGCCCGACGAAGACGCAGACAGCCAAGAACAGGGAGCCACCCCATGA
- the argJ gene encoding bifunctional glutamate N-acetyltransferase/amino-acid acetyltransferase ArgJ, producing MTVTAPLGFRAAGVTAGLKTSGKPDFALVVNDGPSKAAAAVFTSNRVAAAPVHWSRQVVSDGRVDAVVLNSGGANACTGPQGFQNTHSTAEKVAAVLGISATDVFVCSTGLIGEQLPMDKILPGVEAASAALSTDGGPDAATAIMTTDSVPKSALFIGTDAGGQEFTIGGIAKGAGMLAPGLATMLVVLTTDAYVEAEMLDVVLRDATRVTFDRADSDGCMSTNDTVVLLASGASGAVPSAEAFGAGLTQVCAELARKLIGDAEGASHDIAIRTFNAASERDAETVSRSVARSNLFKAAIFGKDPNWGRVLSAVGTTDAVFEPDQLNVAINGIQICRNGSIGDDRNLVDLEPREVLVEIDLQSGDAEATIWTNDLTHDYVHENSAYSS from the coding sequence GTGACCGTTACCGCCCCCCTGGGATTCCGCGCCGCTGGCGTCACCGCCGGGCTGAAGACCTCAGGCAAGCCGGACTTCGCCCTGGTGGTCAACGACGGCCCGTCCAAGGCGGCGGCCGCCGTCTTCACCAGCAACCGGGTGGCCGCGGCCCCCGTCCACTGGTCCCGCCAGGTGGTCTCGGACGGCCGCGTGGACGCAGTGGTCCTCAACTCCGGTGGCGCCAACGCCTGCACGGGTCCCCAGGGGTTCCAGAACACCCACAGCACGGCCGAAAAAGTGGCAGCGGTCCTCGGTATCTCGGCGACGGACGTGTTTGTCTGTTCCACCGGCCTGATCGGCGAGCAGCTGCCCATGGACAAGATCCTCCCGGGCGTCGAGGCTGCCTCGGCAGCGCTCAGCACGGACGGCGGTCCGGATGCGGCCACCGCCATCATGACCACAGACTCGGTGCCCAAGTCCGCACTGTTCATCGGCACGGACGCCGGCGGCCAGGAGTTCACCATCGGCGGCATCGCCAAGGGCGCCGGCATGCTGGCACCCGGCCTGGCCACCATGCTGGTGGTCCTCACCACTGACGCCTACGTCGAAGCGGAAATGCTCGACGTCGTCCTCCGCGACGCCACGCGCGTCACCTTCGACCGGGCTGATTCGGACGGCTGCATGTCCACCAATGACACCGTAGTGCTGCTGGCTTCCGGCGCGTCCGGTGCCGTCCCGTCCGCGGAAGCCTTTGGTGCCGGGCTGACCCAGGTGTGCGCCGAACTGGCGCGCAAGCTGATCGGGGACGCCGAAGGCGCCAGCCACGATATCGCCATCCGCACGTTCAACGCGGCTAGCGAGCGGGACGCCGAAACGGTCAGCCGCTCCGTGGCCCGGTCCAACCTGTTCAAGGCAGCCATCTTCGGCAAGGACCCGAACTGGGGCCGCGTGCTGTCCGCCGTGGGCACCACGGACGCCGTGTTCGAACCGGACCAGCTGAACGTGGCCATCAATGGCATCCAGATCTGCCGCAACGGCAGCATTGGCGACGACCGCAACCTGGTGGACCTCGAACCCCGCGAAGTCCTGGTGGAAATTGACCTGCAGTCCGGTGACGCCGAAGCCACCATCTGGACCAACGACCTCACCCACGACTACGTCCACGAGAACAGCGCCTACTCAAGCTAG
- the argC gene encoding N-acetyl-gamma-glutamyl-phosphate reductase has product MTISVAVSGASGYAGGEVLRLLAGHPDVTIGAITAHSNAGSRLGELQPHLHGLASRILEDTTVENLSGHDVVFLALPHGASAEIAAQLPEGTVVIDAGADHRLEDPTAWEKFYGSAHAGTWPYGLPELPGQREALKGATRIAVPGCYPTSALLALAPGFAAKLLQPDDVVIVSASGTSGAGKAAKVNLIGSEVMGSMSPYGVGGGHRHTPEVEQGLSNAAGESVTVSFTPTLAPMSRGILTTATAKVKPGTTAADLRQAWADAYDDEPFVHLLPEGQWPATKSVQGSNHAAMQLALDEHTGRVIVTCVIDNLTKGTAGGAVQSMNIALGLPETAGLNLQGVAP; this is encoded by the coding sequence ATGACTATTTCTGTTGCCGTCTCCGGAGCCAGCGGCTACGCCGGGGGAGAAGTCCTGCGGCTCCTGGCGGGACATCCGGACGTGACCATCGGTGCCATCACCGCGCACAGCAACGCAGGCTCGCGCCTTGGCGAGCTGCAGCCGCACCTGCACGGACTGGCCAGCCGCATCCTGGAAGACACCACCGTGGAGAATCTCTCCGGGCACGATGTGGTGTTCCTGGCACTTCCGCACGGTGCTTCCGCCGAGATCGCGGCACAGCTCCCCGAAGGCACAGTTGTGATCGACGCCGGCGCAGACCACCGCCTCGAAGATCCAACCGCGTGGGAAAAATTCTACGGCTCGGCCCACGCCGGAACGTGGCCCTACGGTCTGCCGGAGCTCCCCGGCCAGCGCGAGGCCCTCAAGGGCGCCACGCGGATCGCCGTCCCGGGCTGCTACCCCACGTCGGCCCTCCTGGCCCTGGCGCCCGGGTTCGCCGCCAAGCTGCTCCAGCCCGACGACGTCGTGATCGTTTCCGCCTCCGGCACCTCGGGTGCGGGCAAGGCCGCGAAGGTGAACCTCATCGGTTCTGAGGTGATGGGCTCCATGAGCCCCTACGGCGTGGGCGGCGGCCACCGCCACACCCCCGAGGTTGAACAGGGCCTCTCCAATGCTGCCGGCGAGAGTGTCACGGTGTCCTTCACCCCGACGCTCGCGCCGATGAGCCGCGGCATCCTCACCACCGCCACCGCGAAGGTCAAGCCCGGCACCACGGCGGCGGACCTCCGCCAGGCGTGGGCTGATGCCTACGACGACGAGCCGTTTGTCCACCTGTTGCCGGAAGGGCAGTGGCCCGCCACCAAGTCCGTCCAGGGCTCCAACCACGCGGCCATGCAGTTGGCACTGGATGAACACACCGGCCGCGTGATTGTGACCTGCGTCATTGATAACCTCACCAAGGGGACTGCCGGCGGCGCCGTGCAGTCCATGAATATTGCGCTTGGCCTGCCGGAAACCGCCGGCCTCAACCTGCAGGGAGTTGCACCGTGA
- a CDS encoding fatty acid desaturase family protein → MTTTFPTSERPKSRVRQPNAVVLSYSELLKSVKAEGLLERRVGFYITLFASLVLLMAATWFGFALIGDSWFQLLIAAAVGVLCTQLSFLAHEAGHRQIFASRRANDWTARILATSVAGMSYSWWEQKHGAHHNHPNVISKDPDIATGAIAFHTEGAATRQGRFSFLTRKQGWFFFPLLFLVGLGLQIDSVKFVFRRAKVTHRWVELPILLVRLSLLPVLAFTFLPLGMAFAFIGVQLAVFGFYMGASFAPNHKGMPVLPADSRVDFFSRQVLTSRNISGGRFMDILLGGLNRQAEHHLFPDMARPQLDKAAKIVREYCKKHQVPYTETTLLQSYGIIVRYLNEVGLAAGRHFECPMATVTRRF, encoded by the coding sequence ATGACCACCACGTTCCCCACGTCTGAGCGCCCTAAATCGCGTGTCCGGCAGCCCAACGCCGTTGTCCTGAGCTATTCGGAGCTGCTGAAGAGCGTCAAGGCTGAAGGCCTGCTGGAACGCCGCGTCGGTTTCTACATCACGCTCTTTGCCAGCCTGGTGCTCCTGATGGCCGCCACGTGGTTCGGCTTTGCCCTGATCGGCGACAGCTGGTTCCAGCTCCTTATCGCCGCGGCCGTCGGGGTCCTCTGCACACAGCTGAGTTTCCTGGCCCACGAGGCCGGGCACCGCCAGATCTTCGCGTCCCGCCGCGCCAACGACTGGACCGCCAGGATCCTGGCCACCTCGGTTGCCGGCATGAGCTACTCCTGGTGGGAGCAGAAGCACGGCGCCCACCACAACCACCCCAACGTCATTTCGAAGGATCCTGACATTGCCACGGGGGCCATCGCCTTCCACACCGAAGGTGCCGCCACGCGGCAGGGCAGGTTTTCGTTCCTGACCCGCAAGCAGGGATGGTTCTTCTTCCCGCTACTGTTCCTTGTTGGCCTGGGGCTGCAGATCGATTCCGTGAAGTTCGTCTTCCGTCGGGCCAAGGTGACACACCGATGGGTGGAGCTTCCCATTTTGCTGGTCCGGCTTAGCCTCCTGCCCGTGCTGGCATTTACGTTCCTGCCGCTCGGGATGGCGTTCGCGTTCATCGGCGTGCAGCTCGCCGTCTTCGGTTTCTACATGGGTGCTTCCTTCGCGCCGAACCACAAGGGCATGCCGGTCCTGCCCGCGGACAGCCGCGTGGACTTCTTCAGCCGCCAGGTCCTGACGTCACGGAACATCTCCGGTGGCCGGTTTATGGACATCCTGCTCGGCGGCCTGAACCGGCAGGCTGAGCACCACCTCTTCCCGGACATGGCACGCCCCCAACTGGACAAGGCAGCCAAGATCGTCCGCGAGTACTGCAAGAAGCACCAGGTTCCCTACACGGAAACCACACTGCTGCAGTCCTACGGCATCATCGTCCGCTACCTCAACGAAGTGGGGCTCGCTGCCGGACGCCACTTCGAGTGCCCCATGGCAACGGTGACCCGGCGGTTCTAG